The Flavobacterium commune genome contains a region encoding:
- a CDS encoding RagB/SusD family nutrient uptake outer membrane protein, protein MKKIVYIIGFLVLGVFASCSDFLENNPRGVLSEEDIVTPQSIEGFMNAAYAQLGNDHYDSPYSLWPFGNVRSDDAYKGGSGTNDIQNFHFFEVSNNIRPDFGELDNFWYISYVGVSRANKALKALEQISEADYPLKKTRMAEMRFLRGHFYFMLKIMFRSVPYITEDIPVEDYKTISNKQFSNEELWNKIAEDFEAAANDLPETQPQAGRATQKAAYAYLAKTRLYQAYTQDETYTVTGTNTQHLQEVIAATDKVIGKASLEPDFANNFLPGTYENGAESIFSIQFSDNDGTLYGRLNFSDVLSTPQGLGCCDFHKPSQNLVNAFKTGANGLPEFDTYNDTDFDYKNIDANTVDPRLYHTVAMPGLPYKYDPEFLYVEAWVRSPGTYGYYASLKENVAPNCSCVVNIDPFYGNSKNRIQIRYADVILMRAEALIELGRQSEALPLINEIRERAAQSTGRLPYVNNFKINTYVDGTNCNWTQEFARKALRWERRLELAMEGSRFFDLVRWGVTDEVMNAFYAEEKTKRAYYQDAFFDANKEEYCPIPLKQINFSQGLYKQNLDY, encoded by the coding sequence ATGAAAAAGATAGTATATATAATTGGGTTTTTAGTGCTGGGAGTTTTTGCTTCCTGCTCGGATTTTCTGGAAAATAACCCTCGTGGTGTATTGTCAGAAGAAGATATTGTTACTCCTCAATCTATAGAAGGTTTTATGAATGCGGCTTATGCTCAATTAGGAAATGATCATTATGATTCGCCTTATAGTTTGTGGCCTTTTGGAAATGTTCGTTCTGACGATGCCTATAAAGGAGGTAGTGGAACTAATGATATTCAGAATTTTCACTTTTTTGAAGTTTCTAATAATATCAGACCTGATTTTGGCGAATTAGATAATTTCTGGTACATCAGTTATGTGGGGGTTTCAAGAGCCAATAAAGCATTGAAAGCCTTAGAACAAATTTCGGAAGCAGATTATCCATTGAAAAAAACACGTATGGCTGAGATGCGTTTTTTAAGAGGGCATTTTTACTTTATGTTAAAAATTATGTTCCGAAGTGTGCCTTACATTACAGAAGATATTCCTGTTGAAGATTACAAAACCATTTCGAACAAACAATTTTCAAATGAGGAACTTTGGAATAAAATAGCCGAAGATTTTGAGGCTGCAGCCAATGATTTACCGGAAACACAGCCACAAGCGGGACGTGCTACACAAAAAGCGGCTTATGCTTATTTAGCAAAAACACGTTTGTATCAAGCCTATACACAAGATGAAACTTATACAGTTACAGGAACAAATACGCAACATTTACAAGAAGTAATTGCAGCTACAGATAAAGTAATAGGAAAAGCGAGTTTAGAGCCAGATTTTGCGAATAACTTTTTACCGGGGACTTATGAAAACGGAGCAGAATCCATTTTTTCTATTCAGTTTTCAGATAATGATGGCACTTTGTATGGAAGATTAAATTTCTCCGATGTTCTTTCAACTCCTCAAGGTTTAGGTTGTTGTGATTTTCATAAACCAAGTCAAAACTTAGTGAATGCTTTTAAAACCGGAGCTAATGGTTTACCTGAATTTGACACTTACAACGATACCGATTTTGATTATAAAAATATAGATGCAAATACTGTTGATCCTAGATTGTATCATACTGTTGCAATGCCTGGTTTGCCTTATAAATATGATCCGGAATTTTTATATGTTGAAGCATGGGTACGTTCTCCGGGAACTTATGGATACTATGCTTCGTTAAAAGAAAATGTAGCGCCAAATTGTAGTTGTGTAGTCAATATTGATCCTTTTTATGGTAATTCAAAAAACAGAATCCAAATTCGTTATGCCGATGTGATTTTGATGCGCGCTGAAGCCTTGATTGAGTTAGGAAGACAATCAGAAGCTTTACCATTAATCAATGAAATTAGAGAAAGAGCTGCGCAAAGCACAGGAAGACTTCCGTATGTGAATAACTTTAAAATCAATACTTATGTGGACGGAACGAATTGTAACTGGACACAGGAATTTGCTCGAAAAGCTTTGCGTTGGGAACGTCGTTTAGAATTAGCAATGGAAGGAAGCCGCTTTTTCGACTTGGTTCGTTGGGGTGTTACTGATGAGGTAATGAATGCGTTTTATGCTGAAGAAAAAACAAAAAGAGCGTATTATCAAGATGCTTTCTTTGACGCCAATAAGGAAGAATATTGTCCAATTCCGTTGAAGCAAATTAATTTCAGTCAAGGATTGTACAAACAAAATCTGGATTATTAA
- a CDS encoding DUF4960 domain-containing protein, with amino-acid sequence MKNFIYKSWTKWSLILALIFMVSACEDSFDTNGLDVDSPSNVTSFEINGVAGTIDQKTATIAVTLPYGTDITAVNPEIILEEGATSNLILNSPINFTNAVKFRVINGNLYKDYTVNVTVLSPIKSFKINNVAATINDVSKTITLVLPEDTNLTALQPVIELTQGVSISPASGTTINFTNAVTFVITANGKTVNYTANVGVPVSGLTVAFLGTAATRAEITNMDEITAANWLFANFTGAKYISFDSVLNGADLSNVDVIWWHFDSATNLPAVAYNPAVTTALKNFRTNGGNLLLTSFASQYVDALGIVPSGKGPNNVFGDFLPAGWVDGNSWGMSFRSHESHPIFNGLTTYETGKAYLLQSGTYRLNHTAWWFVPEWGGYVNGAGWRDQTGGTNLASEGWDDNLDGRVTIAEWPNNNANKNVIVISMGAYDWYNETNGSGVPSQANEFIGNIKLLTQNSINYLAGN; translated from the coding sequence ATGAAAAATTTTATATATAAGTCTTGGACAAAATGGTCTTTGATACTGGCATTGATTTTTATGGTTTCTGCCTGCGAAGACAGTTTCGATACTAATGGTCTTGATGTCGATTCGCCTTCTAATGTGACTTCCTTTGAGATAAACGGAGTTGCTGGAACTATTGATCAAAAAACAGCAACAATTGCAGTAACCTTGCCTTATGGCACCGATATTACAGCGGTAAATCCTGAAATTATTTTAGAGGAAGGAGCAACATCAAATTTGATTTTAAACTCCCCTATTAATTTTACAAACGCAGTAAAATTTAGAGTTATAAATGGTAATTTATACAAAGATTATACTGTAAATGTTACGGTTTTAAGTCCAATAAAGAGTTTTAAAATCAATAATGTAGCGGCAACAATCAATGATGTTAGCAAAACCATTACGCTGGTATTACCTGAGGATACTAATCTTACAGCATTGCAACCTGTAATAGAATTGACTCAGGGAGTTTCTATTTCGCCAGCATCAGGAACTACCATTAATTTTACTAATGCTGTAACTTTTGTAATTACTGCAAATGGAAAAACGGTAAATTATACTGCTAATGTGGGAGTTCCTGTTAGTGGTTTGACTGTAGCCTTTTTAGGAACTGCTGCAACAAGAGCAGAAATTACTAATATGGACGAAATTACAGCTGCAAACTGGCTGTTTGCTAATTTCACAGGAGCCAAATACATCTCTTTTGACAGTGTTTTAAATGGTGCCGATTTAAGTAATGTGGATGTAATTTGGTGGCATTTTGATTCTGCTACAAATTTACCTGCTGTGGCCTATAATCCGGCAGTGACTACAGCTCTTAAAAACTTTAGAACTAATGGAGGAAACTTATTGCTGACTTCTTTTGCTTCACAATATGTAGATGCTTTAGGAATTGTTCCTTCCGGGAAAGGACCAAATAATGTTTTTGGAGACTTTTTGCCAGCAGGATGGGTTGATGGAAATTCATGGGGAATGTCTTTTAGAAGTCATGAATCACATCCTATTTTTAATGGTCTTACCACTTATGAAACAGGAAAAGCCTACTTACTTCAAAGTGGAACTTATAGATTAAACCATACTGCCTGGTGGTTTGTACCGGAATGGGGCGGATATGTAAATGGAGCTGGATGGAGAGATCAAACAGGTGGTACAAACTTAGCCAGTGAAGGTTGGGATGATAATTTAGACGGTCGTGTAACTATTGCAGAATGGCCAAATAACAATGCTAATAAAAATGTAATAGTAATCTCGATGGGAGCTTATGATTGGTACAATGAAACCAATGGTAGCGGAGTTCCTAGCCAAGCCAATGAATTCATAGGTAATATCAAACTTTTGACTCAAAACAGCATCAATTATTTAGCGGGCAATTAA
- a CDS encoding glycoside hydrolase family 32 protein, translated as MNYRNIITIASIFFSLLSCNQDDTYIGGSISGGESEIANIFPVPPSLWIGGGSEPYYSAGYTGDIMPFFDNGKFHIYFLHDAKNKPAGKGFHDIHEFQSTDLAHFSYEGQVIPYGTTTDADFGIGTGSVVKVGNLYYFYYTGHNGTPAFLQSNARESVLCATSPDLKTWTKIPSFKITAPAGYYNFDFRDPHVFYNEELSKYSMLVSTQTEPGRKAVLLHFTTANPASGNWDVQAPIYTTTPQENYLMMECADIFKMGNYWYLMFSENWSTTKGTHYKMATSINGPWTTPQNDRIDGEYFYAGKTASDGNKRYVFGWNARKTPETDLGNKDWAGNMVIHELIQNSDGTLGTQAPQAVKSFFSKNSTIEVDATLGGVTVNNGSYSLSSTTNKAMVTFKPVGKRAKINAELTLTTTTGTTGFVFHTNNTGSYYKIVLDATKNAIIGYNSASQETTRIPFGLQVNTKYDVEIITEGSVVVFYINGKVALTNRIYGRDKYNWGIIAEGQSATVSNLQLTQAE; from the coding sequence ATGAACTATAGAAATATAATTACAATAGCTTCCATTTTCTTTTCGTTATTGTCTTGTAATCAGGATGATACTTATATTGGAGGCTCTATTTCGGGTGGAGAATCAGAAATAGCCAATATTTTTCCAGTACCGCCATCACTATGGATTGGAGGAGGAAGTGAACCGTATTACAGTGCGGGTTATACCGGTGATATTATGCCATTTTTCGACAATGGAAAATTCCATATTTACTTTCTCCATGATGCCAAAAATAAACCGGCAGGAAAAGGATTTCATGATATCCACGAATTTCAAAGTACTGATTTGGCTCATTTCAGCTACGAAGGGCAAGTCATTCCTTATGGAACAACTACCGATGCTGATTTTGGCATCGGTACTGGTTCTGTTGTTAAAGTGGGAAATCTCTATTACTTTTATTACACAGGACACAATGGAACTCCTGCTTTTTTACAATCTAACGCAAGAGAAAGTGTCTTATGTGCTACAAGTCCGGATTTAAAAACATGGACAAAAATACCTTCGTTTAAAATTACGGCACCTGCCGGATATTATAATTTTGATTTTAGAGATCCACATGTTTTTTACAATGAAGAGTTGAGCAAATATTCGATGTTGGTAAGTACACAAACGGAACCAGGCCGAAAAGCGGTGTTGTTGCATTTTACAACTGCTAATCCAGCTTCTGGAAATTGGGATGTTCAGGCACCTATTTATACCACAACTCCACAGGAAAATTATTTGATGATGGAATGTGCTGATATTTTTAAAATGGGGAATTATTGGTATTTAATGTTTTCTGAGAACTGGAGTACTACTAAAGGAACACATTATAAGATGGCAACTTCTATCAACGGACCTTGGACAACACCGCAAAATGATAGAATTGATGGAGAATATTTTTATGCCGGAAAAACAGCTTCTGATGGAAATAAAAGATATGTTTTTGGTTGGAATGCCAGAAAAACACCCGAAACTGATTTAGGCAATAAAGATTGGGCTGGAAATATGGTCATCCATGAGTTAATACAAAATTCAGATGGAACTTTAGGAACTCAGGCGCCACAAGCAGTAAAAAGCTTCTTTTCTAAAAATAGCACTATTGAGGTCGATGCTACTTTAGGAGGTGTTACTGTAAATAATGGTAGTTATAGTTTGAGTAGCACTACCAATAAAGCTATGGTCACTTTTAAGCCTGTTGGTAAAAGAGCCAAAATAAATGCGGAACTTACTTTGACAACTACAACTGGAACTACTGGATTTGTTTTTCATACTAATAATACAGGAAGTTATTATAAAATTGTTTTAGATGCTACAAAAAATGCCATCATAGGATACAATTCAGCTTCACAGGAAACAACCAGAATACCATTTGGATTGCAAGTAAATACAAAATACGATGTGGAAATAATTACCGAAGGCAGTGTAGTGGTATTTTATATTAATGGAAAAGTAGCCTTAACAAACCGTATTTACGGAAGAGATAAGTACAATTGGGGAATTATTGCTGAAGGACAAAGTGCTACAGTTAGTAATCTTCAACTTACACAAGCTGAGTAA
- a CDS encoding carbohydrate kinase family protein, translating into MNKGKNLKAVAYGEVLWDVFGNEKKIGGAPLNVALRMKTLGCEVGMISCVGNDEDGEAIINQVKSLGLETDAIIKSEDFPTGLVNVTLNERGSASYEIAYPSAWDKIVLNDLAKNLVSEADVLIYGSLICRDQVSRQALEELLQMDVYKVFDVNLRKPHYNYEILAQLMNSANFIKFNDEELLEIASAINSPFETLEENMLFFAEKTKATAMCVTKGKHGAILLWEGQLYKNEGYAVVVSDTVGAGDSFLAALITSLLTGKAPQESIDFACAIGALVAQAPGANPDISLSAIEDLMAMVKV; encoded by the coding sequence ATGAATAAAGGAAAAAACCTTAAGGCGGTAGCTTATGGAGAGGTGCTTTGGGATGTTTTTGGCAATGAAAAAAAGATTGGTGGAGCACCACTAAATGTAGCTTTACGCATGAAAACATTAGGTTGTGAAGTAGGAATGATTAGTTGCGTAGGGAATGATGAGGATGGAGAAGCTATAATCAATCAAGTTAAAAGTTTAGGGCTTGAAACCGATGCTATTATTAAATCGGAAGATTTTCCAACAGGATTGGTTAATGTAACTTTAAACGAACGTGGTTCGGCTAGTTATGAAATTGCATATCCATCGGCTTGGGATAAAATTGTACTGAATGATTTAGCTAAAAATTTAGTTTCAGAAGCTGATGTTTTAATTTACGGGAGTTTAATTTGTAGAGACCAGGTGTCAAGACAAGCACTTGAAGAATTGCTGCAAATGGATGTGTACAAAGTATTTGATGTTAATTTAAGAAAACCACATTATAACTACGAAATTCTAGCACAGTTAATGAATTCGGCCAATTTCATTAAGTTCAATGATGAGGAATTGTTAGAAATAGCCTCAGCCATTAATTCTCCTTTTGAAACTCTGGAAGAAAATATGCTTTTTTTCGCTGAAAAAACGAAAGCTACTGCCATGTGTGTTACTAAAGGGAAACATGGTGCTATATTATTATGGGAAGGACAACTTTATAAAAACGAAGGTTATGCTGTTGTAGTTTCGGATACTGTTGGAGCAGGAGATTCTTTTTTAGCTGCTTTAATTACATCCTTATTAACTGGTAAAGCACCACAAGAATCAATTGATTTTGCTTGCGCAATAGGAGCCTTAGTAGCTCAGGCGCCAGGTGCTAATCCTGATATTTCACTTTCAGCTATTGAGGATTTAATGGCTATGGTAAAAGTGTAA